Within Citrus sinensis cultivar Valencia sweet orange chromosome 1, DVS_A1.0, whole genome shotgun sequence, the genomic segment TGACACCGCGGATGGGAAAACTGACCTTGAATGTGAAATCAGGCGAGAAATTGCCTTGTTCTTTGCCTGCCGAATCAATAAACAGAATAGAGAGCGAGTGAGCGGAGAAAGtcatgatttttcaaatgttcCTATTTCCAAACAACGATTGCATGTGTAGTTAGTTGTACGGTCATACcgtgtaataataataattaacacaTAAACGAAGGCTTTAGGCTTCGCTCCACAGTTGCTGCGCTTACCGTATTTAGTTAGGACTCAATCCATTTTCAGGTCCTGCATCCTGCCTGCATCATAGATTTTTCGGACTATGCTATAATTGATTCTAACCTTcgaatttttttgttttaatattacattttagGTCCAAAACTCGAACCTTTCATTTCATATTAAGAAGGATGTGTCCGATCAACTGGGCAGTTTTATCTTCAAAAGTCTtcgataataaattttatagaatttgTGTCGTCCGACTCTCAATAAAACTTTTTGTTTAATGAttgaaaaataactttaaCAGTGGAAGATAAAAGTTCTGTGGATTATATGATATACATTATATGGTAATTTGCTAATATTCCAGTCTGTGCCGGCTCATGCCAAAGATATAGGGATCTTCAAATCAAGAATGTCTTGAAACAATGAGCCTGGAGGCTAGAGATAATAAACCTAATAGAAgtttaacatttaattttgtataaataattttaagtgaTTCGCAATCCGATGAACTTGCGGCCGTTGGACGGCGAGAAAcgaactatttttttattatttttcccctAACCcagtaaaattaattgttgaaactCTCAAAACCACAAAATTTTTCATGCAAGCCTTACAACAAAGACTGAATAATCTGCAAGATGGGGACATCAATATGGTCCCGACAATGTGGACGTAACGCTGTAacacctctttttttttttttttttttcccaaaaagattttaatagaTTCGTCTAACTCACTGCTACATTGGATTTCCCAGTCTTGTTGTCTTTTGCTGGCAGCGACATCAAAGGGTGAGTGGAAATTAATAAGAGTTTCAGTTGCCAGATGACTCAGAGCTAGACAGAAATAGGATCAGATAATGAGCTGTTAAAGACATTAAATAGGATCATATATTCTCCAACGAAATCAAACTAAAAATGgggaaatttatgaaaatagccataactattttattattttcacaactaactctcttaatttttttctattaacattagccaaacacaagTCTTTCTCctcaaattacccttctttacagACCAAAAGCAACAATCTTTCTCTCATATCGTCAAACCAAACGCAGCTTAATCATCAACCAACGTCGATGGCAAAAGACAACAGTAAAGGTGAAATCCGATCATAATCTATCCGAATCCAACACTAATCGGCATCACTTAGtggtatgagttattttctgaATTTGCTTAACTAAATCGTGGGTGAATCCAGCGACAGGCTGCTTGTCGCACCAAAAATTTCTGgcgacaggctgcctgtcgcaccaaaaatTTTTGgcgacaggctgcctgtcgcaTCAactcttggtgcgacaggcagcctgtcgcaccaagcctTAGAGATTCATTAAAACTGTATTAATTTGATCCGgatccaattaatttttttttgataatttcaggcttaatggattcagttgTACTTGAATTGTGTTACGATGGTTGGTGGGAGACATTAGAGGATGGCCGTATGGAGTATATGAATGGTAAAAATCGAGCTTTTTTGGTTGGGAAAAATTGTCTGTTTGATCAGTTATTGGCAAGAGTACACGAGGTGTTACAAATAAACCCTAATGAATATAGTATTacaatgaagacaactttgaggtcTAGTAACACATTATATCGTATATGTACACTGCCCATAGatatatttgatgatgaaatggtgaggGTTGTGTTGCATATGGCATCCGACGTAGCCAATTTTGGATGCATTCCTATATTCGTGACCACATCACCTCGAGTTCCGAGCGAAGGTATTGAGCCACATGTCGATACAGAAACTTCGTTTAGAGCAAATATGTCTGGCCCCGATAATGATGAAGAGGTGTTGCCAAGGACAATATCGCTGCAGCAATATTACTCTCTAATCTACAACAATTATGACAACATTGATGATAACGGCGTTACGTTAGAGGATGTTGGAGCAACGGTATTTCCAATAACGACGTCGTTGGAGCAACGGTATTCTCCGTAtcacaacaataatttttgggacaatgatgattttcatcATGAAACAGAATGGGATAATGTTTGTGCAGAACCTTTTAATAATACGAGGGGAACTCATTTCaataatgatggtgatgatggagGAGCCGGTCCTTCGAATGTTCCGTCGTTTCAGCACGACAATGAGTGTGAAGACAATACTCCTGTGAATAACAGAGGCAATAGACCTAGTCCTTCTATGGTTCGATCGAGAAGGCGAATTGACCCCCTTACAAGTCTTGCTCCAACTTTGCCTTCGAACATGGTTGCTCCAAGCTTTGTTAGCAGTTGTGATTCAGATGATATCAGTGTGGGTAAGCTATTtgctgagaagaatgaatttatattacaactaCGCAAGGTTGCCTTTAGagataagtttgatttcaagattgcacgGTCTACTTCGACACTTGACAAGCGAATCAAATGCTTaccaatttgaaaccataactgATCCTCACGGCTATCTTCTTCATGGGCCACTTGCCGCAGTAGAAGATTGTGCAAAATTACCCCACTAAATGGAAAACTTCAACACTCCAagaaatgcccaaatatatcCTTTTTGAAAATACGCAACTGCcggtttgttaatttttcctcgATGGCTTTAACGACCGAAGATAACATACACATGCTCGAAATTCGACCAGGAAAGTGATCAGCATAACGAAAATACATCTTGCCTACTTCAATATCCGGTGATTCTGATTTCGTCATGtatctgtaatatttataaaattattacattacatttacaaaaaaaaaaaaattaactcattacaaaaaaaaaaatctaatttttggtGCGACGGGCGCGCATGTCGCACCAGATTTGGTGCAACAGCGTGCCGCGCATGGGCGCGCGCTGCTGCCCAGCGATGGGCGCGCGCGCGCGCCCTACCCCCCTCCCTCCCCACCCGCAAAATTAAGCACAATCACtccaaaatcgaaaacaataCTCCCAAACACCACCAACTACTACAAACATCATCACCACCACTATTAATCTCAagctataactattattattctaaaatctcattttaaattcatgaaaataagaaaaatgactaacctaggttttgttgaaggttgTAGATCGGATGCTAGTGAGAGATGGAGCTGCCGCCGACGAGGGATGATGTCGCCGCCGATGATGGGAGTTGGAtcggtttgggagagatgagtGAAAGGGAGTGTTGGGGAAGAGATGAtggaggggtattttggtctcaaatgttgttttatggctaatgttgatagaaatatttttggggggttaagatgaaaaaaagggaaatttttttagttattactGTAAATTTCCCCTAAAAATGCGCTTATTGATTTGTATCCGAGAAAATTGGACCACAAATTTCATAAAGATTGTAAGATGTTTTGTGTCACCCTACTCCTGTGTATTTTGCGAATGGAGTGCAGTATTTCCTATCAACGTTAAAAGTGAAATCGTTTAACAGGTTAAGAAGCAATTTAACATCTATATCCAGTATTATCCACCACGataaccaacaaaaaaaaaagaaagaatagtTTTTCAAGTCAAATGATCagggaaaaacaaaattgcagcaaaatttcaatttgtttacCTACAAGCAGAATGCTATAATATATACAACAATGTAGCAAGAGACCAAATACACACATCATCATCGGCAAGAAAATCTGTGGCCTCTTATCATGGGATCTTAAACCTTTTTCTGATAGCTTTAGCATAATCATTTGATAGTCTCCACGAATGCCACTTCAGAAGCCAAGGCAATATGATCGCTGCCCCATTTCTGAAAAATAGAGTCAGTCAGTCAGACGCAACTCATTTACAGAATAGCAATTAATGTCAAGAAGTGTTTGCTGAAAGTATCAAAGAGCTCATCTTGCAAGGAAATACCTTTGTTGGGTATCCTGGTGTCCACTGCATAGCATGTTTTGGTATTGGAGCAAGCACCCTCACTGTTTGGAGACCTTCAGAACGCCTGAATGCCAAATCAGTTTATGTTTCATTCTTTAGCAAATTGGTTCATAAATTCAACTTAAGAGACTACATCTTTCAacagaaataaagaacaaaaccAACTTAATAGAGCACTTACAAAATGTAATCAACTGTGCCCTTGAAACGTCTATTGTAACTGGTCACCAAGGGCTCTCCATGGGAATCCCTTGTCCCTGTGCAATCCTAAATCATtcaacaaacattaaaattgcATTTTTGAGTTCCTTCATAGTGATTAAGAAGTAACCAAGTTAAAAGCTACAAAATATTAGCGAGAAGAAAAagcttaaatttaaattacctcTACTTCTGCATATGTGCTTCGAAGCTGTAAAGGGTGTTCCAAATAGGCGCAGTCTGCATTCCCTGTTGCAGTTGCTATTTCCATTGGTGTCCATAATGATGGATTATAAGTAGTCTCCTCCGCATTGACAGCCTCAGAATCCAAGCCAGGAGACAAGTCATCAATAAGTTCATCACCAAGTTCCTCAGAATTAGGATCCAAATTTGATTGTGCATAGTGATCAAAGTTTGATTGAGAGGAATCTTCAGTGCTATGTAatgcaaataaaaatgcattaCCATCTTCACGAATACTTTCACTTTCTGCCTTGGTTTCATCTAGGTTTCCAAGAGATAAATTCTCTAGTTTATCAGCTAATACAAAATCAATGCTCGTAGCTGTACTTGAGGCCTCAACCTGATGTAAGGTTGAAGAACTACCCTTCTTCTGGTATACACTGCTAGGGCAATCATTACCAAGGGAGGCTGTAGAATGATTCACACTTTCTGTATTTTCATTTGAATCAGAATGTTCATTACTTGCTTTGTCTCCATTTCCAGACACTGCCACTTCAGAATCATCTATAATAGTCTGCCGAGATTCTTTTGTCACCTCATCACTGGTTGCACTGTCCTTATTTGCACAGTGCATATGACTACTAGCTTTATCAGATACACCCAGCACTGTGTCAGTACATTGAGACCGAGACGAGCTGTTtgtagaatttaaaatttctgcATTGCCATCTTTATCATGCTCCAAATTGTCTGAGGGAGGATCACTCACACTGATACCAGCCTCAGGCGGACCTTGCGTTGATCCATCTGACTGAACCCTGAATATCATGGAAGCCTTTTAACTTCAATAATCAAAGTATAgcaaaaagataaagataatGGGGCCTTTATGAAACCCTACCTGGAATGTGGTGGAGGTGGTTCACGAATTTCGGCAGAAGCTTGTCCTGATACCTTATCTCTATCCACTCCAGACAAATCTAACTGTGGCACCAATGCACATTTACAAATCTCAATGTCTTAATCATTGAACACGGAAATGAATAGAAAAGACAAACATTTACCTTCTGCTCTAAGATAAAGTTGTATAGTGGACTCTgctacaaaaataaagatgttAGTTACTCAATTATGACACACCAAACACAAAGATGCTGttaaaggggggaaaaaaggaGTATAACAGAGAAAGGCAtgaccccccccccccccccccccccccccaaacaaaaaaaaaggaaaagaaaagagagatttttcattaaatcatGCTTAACTGAAGCTCAAGGTGTGAAAATAGTGACAACCTTTGGTGTGCAGTTAAAATCCCCACACAGAACAACTGGAGCATCATTCCAAGTCTTTGAAACAGCATGGGCTTTTTCCAGAAGCGTCCTAACCTAGTGAAGAAAGTATTGGCGTGTTAGTTAAGGACAATTGACTTATGTGGATGGATATGGAGAACCGTTGAGAACAGTCAATACCTGGCCAAGCTTGATTTCTCCTCTTTTGGGATTGAAAAGCACATGAATGTTGCATATGGCAACTTTTTTAGAATGTGCTGAGCTGCAGAGATAGAATAAAGAGAAATGAAATGATAAACACAACAATACTATCTTGATTGACTTTTCGATTTTCGTTAACCATCTgtattttcatatttcttcCTACCCTCTTAAATAG encodes:
- the LOC102630461 gene encoding carbon catabolite repressor protein 4 homolog 6 yields the protein MSGRSPCFQFLAATMSSRLPVQSHRGGRSHRRGFSDRPFNGANGRFVSGDSHISSVSNSNRGVRQGNYTAVPPAPFYQNQPFRQPPPYNQNQQFRPPPLYNRNPQFRRPRPPFDQNQAVQSRPRPRPPKPLDYRNWEHSKASLPPYSERFVVLSYNILADYLALSHRSKLYFHIPRHLLDWEWRKRSILFELGLWSADIMCFQEVDRFQDLEVELKFRGYTGIWKMRTGNAIDGCAIFWRASRFKLLYEEGIEFNKLGLRDNVAQICVLELLSQNFTENSAALPTSSAHSKKVAICNIHVLFNPKRGEIKLGQVRTLLEKAHAVSKTWNDAPVVLCGDFNCTPKSPLYNFILEQKLDLSGVDRDKVSGQASAEIREPPPPHSRVQSDGSTQGPPEAGISVSDPPSDNLEHDKDGNAEILNSTNSSSRSQCTDTVLGVSDKASSHMHCANKDSATSDEVTKESRQTIIDDSEVAVSGNGDKASNEHSDSNENTESVNHSTASLGNDCPSSVYQKKGSSSTLHQVEASSTATSIDFVLADKLENLSLGNLDETKAESESIREDGNAFLFALHSTEDSSQSNFDHYAQSNLDPNSEELGDELIDDLSPGLDSEAVNAEETTYNPSLWTPMEIATATGNADCAYLEHPLQLRSTYAEVEDCTGTRDSHGEPLVTSYNRRFKGTVDYILRSEGLQTVRVLAPIPKHAMQWTPGYPTKKWGSDHIALASEVAFVETIK